A region of Panthera uncia isolate 11264 chromosome D4, Puncia_PCG_1.0, whole genome shotgun sequence DNA encodes the following proteins:
- the LOC125936890 gene encoding thymosin beta-4-like, producing MELIKKERPTHMLPTRDADTCRLVLMQQPLCRQDFAHSHTSFLSPETMFDKPIMAEIEKFNKLKLKKTEMQKKNPLTSKETTEQEKQAGKS from the coding sequence ATGGAattgataaaaaaagaaagacccacCCATATGCTGCCTACGAGAGATGCAGACACATGCAGATTGGTACTCATGCAGCAGCCACTGTGCAGACAGGACTTCGCTCACTCCCACACCTCATTCCTTTCTCCCGAAACCATGTTTGACAAACCCATTATGGCTGAGATTGAGAAATTCAATAAGTtgaaactgaagaagacagaaatgcaaaagaaaaatccacTGACTTCAAAAGAAACAACTGAACAGGAAAAGCAAGCAGGCAAATCATAA